In the Perca flavescens isolate YP-PL-M2 chromosome 10, PFLA_1.0, whole genome shotgun sequence genome, CAACGGCACAGTTAAATGAATATCGTGAGTCACAATTTTGCTTAAATGGACATTGTGTTGAATGAACCTGCAGGTTTTTGCTGTGGTTAAATGAGCCAACTCCAAGACTATGTCTttgccttgatttaaaagaaaattaattgCATTGGGTGCATTCTCcatgacacttttttttcagttctCTTACATTCATTTGATCCCACAACAGTATACAGGCTCAGGTTGTGGTCTGCACTTCTATAATCCAGTAGATTTCATACGttatagaataaaataaattttgGCTCACGTTTTTTTAAGCGAAAATTCTGTTTATACATGCAACATTTGCTTCcactttttttctgaatgcTTAGGGTTTTCACAAATCAAATATTTACATTATGCGTTGTATTTTCAAACACATGTATAGTATAATCAAATGTTGTTTCAGATTTCTGTGCAAGTGTAGCAGCTGATAATGACAAGGAATTTTCCACCATAGATAGTAAAGCTTTACATGACAAATGACAATTTACGTATCTTGTAATTTGGATTATCACAATGTAACACTTGACTGTATTGCATTGCTTTCGGGCCTATTTTTGTGCTATCTATGTGTTTATCAGAGGAAACAGAAATGTTTTGTCATTTCGTATTCGCTTCATATTGTTCAACTTAGGTTTATACTCGCATACAGTATAACTGCAAAGATTGTCATGGATATTACATACTTTATATGGTCATTTGGGTCTCGAGTGACTGGTACAGAACTAGGTGTTTGCCTTCATATGGCTGATGGAGAGGGCTAATTGACTTCTTGCTGTGATTTACAGGAGCATCTGTCTGCAAATGGACGCATCCCAAACCTGTTAATTCATCTAAATTTCATAAATTCTCCCTCATCAATTACAATATCTCAGCACTACTCCACACTAATACAGTTGCACGTTGCATGTACACACAGGCATTCCTGTCTGTACCACATATATGAACATAGTAATGTTGtgtctgagacacacacacacacacacacactttacgtTTTGTAGTGTAACACCTGGTGTTTCTTATACACACTGTTTATAGTCTAAATGTTTATCGCCATTGAGCAAATAGTTTTCCCCAAAAAGGCATTGCATGTTATGTTAAAAGAATTCTTCTCcgggttaaataaataaaatgagctGAATTTTCAATCCTGTCTACAACATGGCATTATATTGTAACTCTGGTCTTCTAACTggcatttattatttatgtttgaTTTCATCTCTTCATATCGCCCCTTTGTCATTCATTTTGTCCATATTCATTGTACTGGAAGTGACTGGGATCTTATGGATGTAAAGACATGAGTGTTTTGATAGTTGGGAGTAATATTTTGTGTGCAACAGTCACTAGGATTTTGTCTGGCCTGTCAAGCAACCAAGCATAAATGACCGAACTCATAAAACTGGAGGCTTAGAAGGGATTGCAAATGTCAAAATGCTAGAATTTGGTACAATGTAGATGTTTAAACTGGAGTTTCATGTGTTTccgaatttaaaaaaattctaCATTGTCACagacttggcatattttgtcaAATTTAACAGATAATATGGTAAAGATGGACATGAAAACGTCCTCAACTAAGTAATAACTAATTGTGGTTTATGTTTGCATGTCTCTGCCATTACTATTACAATTGTATTGTTCACACTGTGAAGCTACCAACTTTAATCCTATGAAATACAAATTTTGTTAAACGTATTTGGCAAATTctgatttaaattaaaatgtacaaATGAAGTCTAACACTCATAGTTGattatgttgttattattaaacgTCCATACTGTTTTGCAGTTAAATTAATAACTGCTTAGAGTAAATTCTAATTTAAGTTATGACCACATTAAGGGTAATTTGAAGATTTAAGCAAATGCAGCCTAGATGTTATGAGCCTGTAAATAACCTTTGTCTTTTATACAAAATATACTAGGCCTATAGCACACACTTGTGACTGTTATTGAAAAGGTGAGCATGCCTCACATGTTCGGTTTATTAAATCACAAAAGAGGTAGTCCTCTTTCTTGTTTGGCCTTCTTGCTGCAAATGAGGACCTGGAATGATTCGGGGCGCAGCTCTGTCAGTAATTTCTGCTTTCTGAATGACAGATTGGAAACCTTCGCTTTATTGGCCTTCAACCCTCAATCATTTTCGGAAATACATCGGGTTAAAGGTTGATAAACATGAGCGTCCATTACAATCCTGACGGAATTAGACCAGTTCTGGGCATGTCTACTATTTTGCAGCACTTAATGTCAAGTGGGCCCCTTGCTTTGTCTCTGCCTAGGATCCACTGCAGGTGACGTCAGCATAACAATGTGGAAAAGGATTTTTTTccgctttttattttaaaaaaaggatgacAATTCCGCCAGCTACTGTCTTTggaaatacgtttttttttcaccttaaATCTCGAAGATTCATTCCGTCTTGTAGATTTAAATAAAAGCAACAGATAAAAGAATTTGTCTGAACTGGGCTTGCTAAAAGACAGTGCTCTGATAGAATCAGAGCCACGTTAAAGCGAGGAGACGTGCAGAAATATGTTCTGCACTAGAGGAGCGTGCAGAGCTTGACGCTGCTGTCCTCACAGCACCCCAAAGTAAGAAAGTTTATCAGAGTTTCCCAGGAACAGTGGAGTCTGTCCACTGCTGTTTGTGACGTTTcataatttacattttacataacTTCTGTGCTAGGCTTCAAGACGCATGGTGCACTTTTGAtgattattaatttattaaagcTTGTAGTTCACGTTGGACTCAAAGGTCCTGTTCTGCAGTATTCCTCAATGACACTGCTGGAAAATGATCTGAAATAACTTTTTCCAATAACATAATTATGATATGTTGGTTTTCCGGTGTCATAGAACTACTTGTTGCTTtatgaaagttttatttttctttggacATGAGGCCAACAAGTAATTTTGTTcccttaaaaaaaatgcatttactATCCAAGTAAAGTGTAATGCAAAGATACTCTTACCTCCATGAGAGCTCAATCAACTATATATTACATATAGCCAACAAATACACCCTTAAACTTTGTTGTCGTACAAAAGCATTATGGGCTATTTTAAATAATGTCAAACAACTGAATTAATTGTTAGAATTTGTTTCCTGTGACTTTATATCGTTTTGAAATGTTGCACACCACTCAAAATGAAAGTCTTGACAATAATTGGCCTGGACACGCTATGGCCACTCTCTATTATTCTTGCAGGGCAGGAGTGGGACATTTGCTTTGGCAAGATTTCCAGCGATATAAAGGACGGTAGATAGTCTTGTGTTTTGCTCATGTCTGCATTTAATCACTTGATCAGATGATTAGTACAACACATAaacctttacatttttttcacatgtagaGATTTAGAGAAGGGGTCTTATGAGAAGGCGCCTGGAGTTAAAGAGGCAGCAATATTTGCATGTATCGCGGCATATTTCAAAGCATTTTCTCTGCGATATTTGAAAACGGAGTCGTGCAGTGAACGCCTGCGTGTCCCTTTTAAAACAAACCCAGCGCCTGTCAATCACAGCGCATTCCAACCAATCCCAAAGCTCCCTTTTTAAAAGCAGGTTTGCCTGCTGTGCTTTTATATTGCACCATGGCCTGTTTCGAAGCATTTTTACTACCACGGTTATTGCCACAAATCAAGAGGGCAAAGTGAACGGCATGGGACTCACACCAACTTTAACGAAATTGAGTCTGGTTCCTACTTCTGCGAAGTTCACAGCCAAGAATTTCACATGCAGATGATACACAAACAGGGAAAATGGAAAGAGGATTTGTAGGTGAATCCTGAGTGCTGAATTCGGTTGATTTTGCAAACTCATAACcaaaccaacaacaaaaaaatgacaagccTTTCGAGGTTTAGTGGCTGCCCTCTCTCTTGCGTCAACCCCGGGGAGAGCAATACTGAACCCAGCGTGGTGCTGCCACCTTTGGCAGGGGAGCACATGGGACTCCCCACTGGCAGTTCCTTAAAACTCTGCCCCTCGCACAATTTGCGAGACTATCCCGAGACGAGGTCCAGTGCATATGTTGACCATTCGTTTCCCAGTTCTTCAGACTCTGGATACCCCAGCCACCGCTTAGAGCACAGCCCTAGGGGCATTATCATTGGAGCCAATCTTTCTGGAGCCGGCATGCCACCCGTCACTGATCAACTGGCATCAAGAGCTAACCAACATGGCGGGATTGGAAGGTACCGTGACTTTCCTGGCTACAGAGACAACCGAAGCCATGCTTTTTTCTCAAGTTATCAGGAGCAGGCCCACGCCTCCACCGACGCATCTCGAGATTTTGGCAGCCAGATGATGCTGGGTATACCTGGCGACCTCCTCGGCCGGACGCACCCTTATGGCCAAACTATCAACCCCAAGGGAAACAGCCAGCAACTTGTCTCACAATTCCTGGGTCTGTACAAACCCCTCAACATGGCAATTCAGCGTGGAGGCGGCGACGCTTTCCTCAGGTGCTCTAAACAAACAGTGAAGCATGAGCTGGTGTGCAAGTGGAGTGACGGCCAAGAGGGGGCTGGGAAGCTTTCTTGCTCCAGAGCCTTCGGGACCATGTATGAACTTGTCACCCATGTAACAGTGGAGCATGTCGGAGGACCAGATCACTCTGAATATGTGTGTCACTGGGAGAATTGTGCGAGAGACAGGAAGCCTTTCAAAGCCAAATACAAGCTGGTGAACCACGTCAGAGTCCACACAGGGGAAAAGCCCTTTCCCTGCCCCTTTCACGGCTGTGAGAAAGTTTTTGCAAGATCAGAAAACCTAAAGATCCACAAGAGGACTCACACAGGTTAGTTCATAATCACACTAATGCACACGATTTGATGATATTAATAACACGAATAATATtactaataatacattttgataagtgatattttaaataaaaaaaaaactatttgagtTTATCTGTGTGAacacattttattatgtttCGTTATGTTATTGATTATGGAAGTTTGCCAATTCTGTCAcaatttattattgttattgtttattattattgttattgttattgttattgttattattattattattattattattattattattattatttattctgtGCTGTTATTTTGGCCAACATtgttataaaatgttttcatgcaCAGCTTCTCTCGCTGCTTCTTGCCGTCCATGTGGATTTTGCAGGAGAAAAGCATGTTTAGGCTCCATGCAGGAACCATAGATGAGTAGTAGTAAGACAGTTACAAACGAGTATATTCTGCAGGCCTAGTGGTTTGGGTGCCTCTCCCACTTCATTCACtgaaattattaaataaatgccGGGACACCGGAGAGTTGTGACGTAGCTGTTACGCTGTTTCTGCCTCACAGGGACTCATCTCCTGTGCAGGAAGACTAGCAGAGCACATCACACAGGATGTAGGCCTAGTAGGAAATAAAAAGGCGAGCAAACGGATGACCTCAGTCagcaaaatgaaatgattagcaatacaaacaaaatgaGTCCCATTTCAAAAAGCTAATTTATTTATAACCTTATCCTAATTTGCATCACTTTGATAGGCCTGTTACTTGCCATGAAGGCAGCACTGTGGAATTGTCATAAAATGCATTTAATTGTAAAACTGACTGTCTTTGGGCTTTTCCTTCTATGCTCCATTTGAGCACAGCATCTAATATCTTCGATAAAAAGGATTTACTGTGCAATCTTATTTTATACTTACGTTTTACACACACTTCAGGGATTTCAGCAGACAAGTGATCTCACAAGGTGTAATAATACTGAAATGTAGGCATTTCAATTGAAAATATAATTAACGTGTGAATGGCCCTCAGAGAAAAagatattataaaaaaaaatatttattaggcGCCCCCTTTTACTTCTGGTGTTAAATTGTTTTACTAATGAAAGCAAAGAGAATAGAGACAGAAAATGGTCGCTTAATGACATTTGTTATTACTGCACATGCGTATTGTGTTAATTAGACATAATTTATGTCAGAAAAATATATGAACATTTCTTTGAAATTCCAAAAGATAGACATCCATTTAGATACAGGCCTGCACAATGATTTAACAGAAACTATTAAGGTTTTATTGGGAGTCCAGCTCTTTCTAGTTGTCCGCTacatcagtgtgtgtgcgcaggAGGGACAGTGCGCAGCTGTAGAGGCAATTTTGTGCAAGAAGAGCCATTAGCATCTTGATAGCCATAATTCATTCTATGCATAATAATTCCATTTAAACACATCTTTGCACATGCTGCCACAGGTTTATCATAATCTAATGCATGTTTAACTACGGCCTTGTTGATTTAGTCCGCAGACAAACTGCCTCACTTGTTGCGGTCAGGACTGCACCAAAGTTTCAGCAAATAGTTTGAACTCTGTAATTTTATGACCAATCGCATCAGTAACAAACAACCGTAAAGATATGGCATTTTTAAACCTCTATAACCAATCCTGAAAAGCGTTTTTTGTGTTTGCCAAGTCACTGGTTGAAAGCTTAAGATCAGATATATAGTCATTTCAGTGTCGAGTGAAGCGTGAatgtgcatttttttgttttgttttgcaggcTCACTTTTCATATAGCATGCTGTGGTGATATAGAGTGCACGTAATTGACTTAGTGCTATAAATATTAGCATATATGGCCAAGGAGAGCATGCACGGGCCTGCAAGCATTTTCGTAACTCGCCGTCATTTCTCTCTTTGCACGTTTAGGTGAAAAACCTTTTAAATGTGAGTTCGAGGGCTGCAACCGGAGGTTTGCGAACAGCAGCGACAGAAAGAAGCATTCTCACGTGCACTCCAGTGACAAACCCTACATGTGCAAGGTCAGGGGCTGTGACAAGTGTTACACCCACCCAAGCTCCCTACGCAAGCATATGAAGCTCCACTGCAACAAGACCCACGTCGCCGAAAGCGATGACGCGCGTCCCGGGGACGGGGGTCACGTTGCGGAGGCCAGGTCATCCCGAGTCCCCGATGGAGCCCATATCAGCCCTCCTCACCCTCCCACCTCAACTCAAGAAGTCCCCCTGTCCCCAGAGAGTCGAGATGATTCGACCTCGAGGTCACGTTTCCATCACACGTTTGACAGCAGTTTGGACTACTCCACACACAGGTCACAGCCCCTCTTGGACCCTTTGTTGCTACAAAGAGGCAGCTACAGGTCCCAGTCCTCCCAGTACCCCTGCGGCCAGACAGGTCACACTTTTGCCCAGAGCTCAAGGACTTTCCCCACCACTTCTCCCTTTCAGAAAAGTATTGTCAACGGATGGTACACATGCCACAGCGGCGTGGACTCCTTCCCACCAAAGCAATGTAACAACATCCCGTCTCTGTGAGTTCCTGTTAGGACACATGCGGGCGACCTACCCTATTTTTCGGGCCTATTTTTCATGTTATAGCCTAAAAAAAACGTTCAGCTGTATCTATATTACTCTctgaatttttgtgaatgtagTATCAAATATTTTGTGACACGTCCTGAGTCGTCCTATTGAAATATTGCATTGTGCAATGTGGGCGAGCTTTATGTGTTGTTGTGAGGCCTGTTTGTTTGGGTTTGGCTTGTAGCCACATCTCTCCCACAGTGGGTTATAGGAACTTTTACAAAGTTTATATGCCTAATTGTTCGCTGTGTTACGTAATTTTTAAAGATATCTATCTTaagtgagacaaaaaaaaattacaaaggATTTTAATGGAAAGCTGCGTGTTAAGTCTTCTGAGCTTAGACTGGAAGGAGACGTCTTGCTGAATGTAGCCCTTCATTAAGTGTAGGGGTCTCTGTTGAATGTAAACTAGATGTAATGTATGCCAGAGAGATAGAAACTTTATTCATGTCTTTATGTATGTCGCAAGATGAAATAAATATCAGAAAGATATTTTCTCAAGTTACGTTTTGAGCCTGCGTGATGGGCCCGAAGCATGATTTGTCTGTAATTAAAATACTGCGAGGCTCAGtaggtttttttcccctcaactTGATTAAGTTCCACTTTTCGTCCCCTTTTCATTACACTTTCGTATTCTTGTTtgtattatatgtatatttcaCATTTCTGTGCAAAGTAAGACCAGTGTGAGCATAAACCAGTGTTCGTGATACTATTAAAAACGTTTAATTAGCATACAGTTCTACTGTACATAagcctatactgtataattaatgtattctatattttattaaaGTGTCTATATTCTCTTTGATCAGGCGTGTGATTAAACCCAATCAATGCATTCTcatcacattatttttttcattttatcctTTAGTAGCCCAAGCCATATTTGCAGGTTTGCAATTTTGTGCAAACTAGTACAACGGGTATTCTcacatacaaaatatatattctgTATTTATATCAGGAATTGGTCAGACCTTTACCACAAAGGTATTAAACTGATTTGTTTAAGGGAAATCTTGTGAACACTAACGTGAGATACTAAAATGTACTCAAAATTGCTTAAAACAAATCATGCAAATAATGTGATGGTCACTCtgcacaacaaacaacaaactaaACTAAGCGTTCACtttttaaatcagatttttgtttttttgggataCAGGTGTATTTGCCAAAAGGTCACGCGCATTCTGTCTTTCAATGAGGCGAGTCCTTGAGTGCTTTTTCTTGCACTTCAGGTCAATTTGCGGATTTTATATCCTATTAATCAATTTTTATATTTCCACTCgattctgtctttctgtcactcaatgcacaaatacacacacacacacacacacacacacacacacacacactctctctctctctctctctctctctctctctctctctctctctctctctctctctctctctctctctctctctctctctcacacacactaaaacatcTTAACCTCGAAGGAAAGCAAGCTGCAAACACAAATATGTAGCATCAAAACAAGTTTGTATTGTCCAAACACTAATATTTAAACGCTCAATTATTTTTACAGTTATTCTATTCATAACACAAATAACACTTATATTTACTCTAAAAGGTTTTTACATTCAAATAACTGAGCTTTTAACTTTTTAGTCTGAATTCCTATTCACAATACTATAAGCGAGGACATATATGTTGTGTTCTATGTAATGTGGCTATTACTTAAAgttgaaaaagtatttttaaaaaagcaaaaaatataaCGAGAGAGGTTAGTTCTTCATTTTTTGTGTGCACACACTGCTAATAGTAAAATGTTTGCTTCACTCCGCCTACTTTACAGTTTTGCTGGCATATTTGCTCATGTTTGCTTGTTTATTGTGTTCTTGAATGTACATTTCAACCAACGC is a window encoding:
- the zic6 gene encoding zic family member 6, with product MTSLSRFSGCPLSCVNPGESNTEPSVVLPPLAGEHMGLPTGSSLKLCPSHNLRDYPETRSSAYVDHSFPSSSDSGYPSHRLEHSPRGIIIGANLSGAGMPPVTDQLASRANQHGGIGRYRDFPGYRDNRSHAFFSSYQEQAHASTDASRDFGSQMMLGIPGDLLGRTHPYGQTINPKGNSQQLVSQFLGLYKPLNMAIQRGGGDAFLRCSKQTVKHELVCKWSDGQEGAGKLSCSRAFGTMYELVTHVTVEHVGGPDHSEYVCHWENCARDRKPFKAKYKLVNHVRVHTGEKPFPCPFHGCEKVFARSENLKIHKRTHTGEKPFKCEFEGCNRRFANSSDRKKHSHVHSSDKPYMCKVRGCDKCYTHPSSLRKHMKLHCNKTHVAESDDARPGDGGHVAEARSSRVPDGAHISPPHPPTSTQEVPLSPESRDDSTSRSRFHHTFDSSLDYSTHRSQPLLDPLLLQRGSYRSQSSQYPCGQTGHTFAQSSRTFPTTSPFQKSIVNGWYTCHSGVDSFPPKQCNNIPSL